The following is a genomic window from Puntigrus tetrazona isolate hp1 chromosome 20, ASM1883169v1, whole genome shotgun sequence.
GGGGCTCCATTTATCACATACATTGCTTGTTGTCCTCGGTTCAGAGTCGTCTGTGAAACGTTTCCACCTTGAAGGATCAAACCTTCCGTCCCAGGGTTCCCATTTATTACATACAAACCCTGAGTGGTACTCTCAACAAAAACTGTGTTTGGTATTTGCTGCTCCACCAGGTAGAATAGAGGCTGCTGTTGCATAAAAAGCATCTCACTTGCTTTGGCACTTGGAAGCGTGGATGATTTATTAACCGTCTCAACTCTGGTTACAGAGCTTTGGTGAACTTCTTGTGGAGGTGGGGTGGTTTTAGTAACCTGGATGGTGCTAGTACTGATGGAGCTCTCGGTTTTGAAGTTGGTTTCAACTGATTTAACTACTTGAGGGGGTACAGGAGTTTTTGGAGGATGGCATAGTTCTGCTAATGTAAGGAACTTTGACCCAAGGTTGTTGAGGAACTCCAAGTCATCGTCAGATTCAAGTAGGCTGCAACGACCAACAGAGCCAGCTGGACTTCCTTGACCCTCATACTTGTACAACAGAAGACCATCTGTCAGAGTAGGGTTCGCTGCAAGACAGCTTGCTTTCTGTAATTAAGAATCACAAGCCATTATTTTTAAGGAAGGAAACTGTTTCTTGGAGGTTATAGTGCATTAAAGAATAATCATATGATATTCAGATTTGGTAAACTGAGACAGCTGATTCATTGAAAGGAgcttgattttgattttttccaaaaattgCTATGTTCTTTCCAAGAAGGACTTGGACAGATATTCatcaaataacatttgaaaatttAATTGGTTTGTCACACAAAAGGTACTGTATTACTGTAGAAGACTTTTTGAATatgttgtttgaaaaaaaaaaaaaaaagattaattaatcTCATACCTGAGAGAAGTAATCATCGAGAAAGGCATCTTCCAATGCCATATCCTcataaatgtcttgtttttcaaatgtgaGTGATGTAGAGTAGAGAGCACTGTTACGCTGGTTGGCTGTAGAAAAGGTGTTTTTCCGGGACCAAAACCTTTTATTGTCAGTTTCTGTAATTCCTTCGTTTATTTCCTGCTTGTATGTTCTGCTTTCATTAGTGACTCTTGCTTGAAAGGGCATTGAAGATACATTGTTGGATACATAGTTGGAAACTATTCCATCCTGAAGCAGTTGTTTTTGGTCTATTGTAGCAACAGGACTGCTGAGAAGAGGAACATCCTACAGGACATACAAAATCAAATTCACATGATGTAAAACcaaagtgtgttttattatattaaccaagttctaattttaatttaacataatttacCTTGTCCTCCCCTATGCCTTCAGTATGATATGCAATAAGAGATTCTTTAGCGTCAAAGGGCAAATCTGTGAATTCACTCACATTCCTACACTGGCAGAAGATCAGGAGGAAGGGTACCACTGAAAATACAATGAGCAAAGACTTTTATAAGCACTTTTAGGATGTCAAGCTGTATGAGTGTGTTGCACACATGAATAACTTACACAGGAGCAAAGCTGCGCCACTGAGGAACAAGCCAATGGCTGGTGTTCCTATTTTGAATGTTAAGCCACGCTGTGCAGCCAGTCTCGGCCCACATGAGCCTTTTTTCTCACATTTGCAAACTTCTACCTCAAACTTTTGGTTTTCTGGACAGGCCAGACCCTGAGCATCTGAGATCTTCACTGCCAACTTGTACATGCCAGCCCACAAGGCCTCCAGTGCATGAAAGCTGACTGTTGTTCCTGTAAATAGAAGAGAATTGTACTCTAGTAATTCATACACATTGCATTTGAGTGTTAGTTAAGTGTTTTAAAgtgttagttcaccccaaaatgacaattctggcattaattacttaccctcatgtcgttccaaagctttaagacctttgttcatctttggaatgCAAATTAAGACGTTTTTGATTAAATCGGAGAGTCAtttgaccctccatagacagcaactgacatgatccaggtccagaagtatagtaaatacattggtaaaatagtccatgtgacacaAGAGGCTCAACAAAGAGGCTTTTGCAATGCTAtgagtgatgtttttttgtgcaaaggaaacaaaaataacgtAATTTACTTAACCATTCTTCTCCCGAGTTACATCTTCCGTTATTATAGAGAGCATTACAAAGTTTATGCAAGCTTTCCCCTAGGtgcaaacaacatttattacacaGATTCCATTCATTTGCAAGCTTTCCCTCCCCAATTTAAACAACACTATTATGTCAAATACATTCATAAGTcctctccaaaatggcagaagacaTAATCTATATTaatctgttatttttgttttcattgcacAAAAAGGTATTCTCTCAGCATTGCAAAAccgaagttgagccactgatgtcacatggattgtTTTACTGATGCATTTACTGatgtttctggatctgggaaAACGTCAGTTGTGCTGCTATCTATGGAGGGTCAGCTAGCTCTCCCAtgtcaaaatcaaaaatatattaatttgtgttctgaaggtcttacgggtttggatgAGGGTGAGTTTAATGACACCATTTTAAATTTagggtaaactaaccctttaagtgaATAAACCTGCTTCGTTTTACCATTTATAGGAACCATCTCCCATTTTCCAACACTTTCCTCTTCTATTAGAACAAATTGATAAGGTGCTCCATTTGGATCGGCATCCTCATCAAAAGCTGTGACGTTTactactttattattatcacaAGTTTGAAGATAGTTGCTGGTCAGTGTGGGGCAGTGATCATTTGAGTCCTCCACCTTTAATGCTATTGTCCCAGTTGCTGTCTTAGCTGgcacatctaaaaaaaagttaacattttaagaGAAAACATATATctataccaaaaaaaatgtaaataacattaCTTAGATacttattaacatttacatattttgccCTGGACctcaaaaccagtcataagtagcacaggtatatttgtaccAACAGCCAATGATACATcgtatttttcaaaattatgaTGCTTGCCTTGAGTCATGCAGATAATCTTTGCAAAGTAGGTTCCATTGACCAAAAACTTTGATTCTCGATCAGGAGCCTTGGTCAGTTTAATCTCAGCAGTTTCCTCATCAATGCTTAGCCAGTTATCAGGATCATGACCTTTAGCATATCTggatgtttaattaataataaaaacaatgaaaaaatcatCTGATCAAAGATTATCAGGCCTCTTTATAAACAAGAACAATGAAATCAATGAACTGCATTAATAATCGCAATCAGCAATACCATTAATTACAGATAAAGTCAATGAATATAATTCTCTCTctgtacatgtgtatatttaagtaaTACTATGATTTATAATCCAAGATAACCATATATTAccttaaaaaaactaatcaaagCTCACCTAACATTTTCAGCTGGTTCTCCAGTGTCACCATCCAACGCAGCATATGTTCCCAGCACTATTGGGAAATCTTCATCATCTGGATCTTCTGACACTGGGAAGTCTTTCACAGAAGGTGAGAAGCTAGGACCATCGGGTTGGTTGTTTACACTGATCTTAACTGGGTAACCTTTCCCAGCTGGTTTTTTATCGGGCTCAGATCCAGGTTTACCAGATGGTTTAGTACCAGGTTTTGTTCCAGGCTTGACACCAGGTGAGGGGCCGGGTTTGGCTCCAGGCTTAACTCCAGGTTTAACTCCAGGCTTACCATCAGGTTTAAGCCCTACATCACCACCTGCATCCACTCCCACATCCACTCCAGCACCCAGATCCAATCCAGCATCCAGTCCAGCATCTATATCCAATCCAGCATCCAAATCCAGTCCTGCGTCCAGTCCTCCACCCAGTCCAGCATCTAGTCCTGCGTCTAGTCCAGCGTCTAGTCCAGCGTCCAGTCCAGCATCCAGTCCTACTCCCAAACCTAATCCTACTCCTAACCCAGCTCCCAAACCTGCTCCCACCCCAGCCCCTGCTCCTAGCCCCGCACCAGCTCCTAAATCCTTGTCTAGATTAACATCCAGCTCTAAAGCACTTCCATTTATGAAAGGGGCTACATTTGAAATAACCAGACTGAGGTCCAGTTCTTTCACCTTTTCAAAATCAACAGGCTTCAGAGAGgcatggaaaagaaaaaaaagacaatatgaATAAGATACATAATGTAGGCTACCCTAACAGGAGAAGTGACTCTGAgtcagacacaaaaaaaaacagtttaaaatacatttgacatGTTCTTGGAAGAATTCTTGGaatatggttttaaaaaaacatatttgcagtTACCTTGACAAGTTTTAGAATTCCCTCATTTGTTTTAGGGTCCGTTTCAATAGAGAAGAGATTGTCTTCATTTCCTTTTTGGATATCAAACACTGCCAGCCAGTTATCAGTGAATTCCAGATCCTTGTCCAGAGCTTTAATCCTCATGACAACCACATCAATCACACCTTCATCAACACTGCCTGAATACTAACAGGGAAAAAGACTGATACAATGCCAACTATggcacaaaacacatttatgttaaTCCTGCCATTCACAGCTAGATATTATAAGATCTTACCTCGTCTTTCTCAAGAGTGGGAACATTGTCATTTATATCCAAAATATGAATCTTCACCGTGCCTGTTCCTGTGTTACCAGAAGGAGCTCCGTTCATATCAACACCTTGAACTATTAAAGTATATGTGTCGTGTCTCTGTAAAAGACAGTTTGTTATGAATCTGGATTTTAAGGGTCATgttgcatgttttcatttttcatttccacATAATTTATAACACACCAGTTACCTCTCTATCCAGAGTTTTTTCCTTCACATAGAGTATCCCAGTTGCTGTATTAATGGAGAACATATGCCCGGATTCGGCTGGGGTTTGTcttaatatactgtatgctaTTTTGGAATTAAGAGTGTCTGGTTCATCCGCGTCAGTAGCTTTTATTCGCATGAAAGGTGTTCCTGTTGTTTCAGAAACATGATGACAGAAAAATATAGCCTATTTCAGTTAAGTATATAATATCAAGTATTTGACTATTTAAGGACAATATGGTAATGCAACCCACCAATCTTGCTGCTTTCTTTCACAGATCCCCTTTGTAGTTTGAATATTGGTGTGTTATCATTCTGATCCTCAACTTTAATTTTCAGCTCGATGTTTTCCTCTGCTATTGATCCGTTACGAAATTTTGCTATGCCAGTCAACTACAGAggaacaaaaatgatttatgactGATTAATTCAATTATCATATCAACAATAACCTCATTTCCTGTATGTGTCTAAAGTGTGGAGCACAACTCACGTTATATAAGgatgttttctctctgtctaGCAGGCCGGTGACCCTAACAAAGCCATTTTCAGGATTGATGACAAATAAGTTATAGGGTGCCTTGTCAGCGCCGTGACCTGTTAGTCCATATTCCACCATCTGCCAGTTAATGTCTTTATCAGACCGgatctaaaaaaagaaagcaagacaATATTGAGAATGCCTGTGAATATTGAGCATTTAAATATGTGAATGTAAAGGCGCAGTCACATCAGGCGAATATTAAGTGAAAAACATCAGTCGTTAGGTTTGAGGTTCAGGTAGTGATGGCTTTCGTAAgtgttaaatatgcatattgtgCTGGTGTCACACACGTGGACTGtgttgtgccatgtgctccgtGTGCCCTACCTgccgttcctgttaattgtatcattgttttcagctgtgtcttgttaatttagtcgaTTACTATATTGCCTGTATTTattccctgtgtgtttcagctccGTTTGTCCGATCCCGTCGATGTTTTATGTGGTTTAGtttatctgcctgtctgcctgtttGCCTACCTACCCGACGTATTATTCCTTTATGTGTGCATGATTAAAATCGTTAACTTTATATTCTCGTCGTGTGCTCCTTCtctctaaaccacaccgtgacagatTTATGTGTAAATCGCTTTTTcatacatatatctatatacgTTTGTTATATGTTGGTAAATAATGAGGGTAAATCAATAGCAAAACTCCAGAGCTTGTTAATCTGAACGTGAAATTGAATTCGAAgttgcaaattattatttaaattacaaatgtgtaaaatgacATTCACATAAAGAAAGTGACACGCACAGATATGTACGAGATATTTCCTCGATGTACAACTTCAAGTCAGCATTTACCACGTCTCAGATCTGGCTCTACAACTTCCAAAATCCAAATCCGTTTGACTTTTGGtactcttcatttttttttttttttttttttagcttagttatatttagttaatttcaAGAGATTTTGATACTAAATAATATGAgcaataattatgatttatggatgaccaattaaaatataacattttctaatatgcttatttatatTCTAGTTAATGTAGTATTGTGGgttttattgtatattgttgtttgtattttgtgttcttgcactaattatgtctttgccttgcactaattttgtctttgcactgtttgcactagtctgcacactgggtttgcacgctactcccctgctgtttgcactagtctgcacacgttgcactttatgtggctaagacactgtcttagctcagtatgtgagttcttttgtattgtgttgtaagtgtgactccatgtagcaccaggtcctggagaaacgttgtctcatttcactatgtactgcacagctatatgtagttgaaatgacaataaaaagccacttgacttgactaaaatagagaaaatatttttaaattccagTGCAAAGAGGCTAATTAGAGGCACGGTGGGCAGAAAGATTAATATGCAATGACCTTATGTCTgttcaataaatacattaattaatctCTACTCTAgttgtacaaaacagcagcaatttaTTACAGCAATATTACACTGCGATACGAATTAGGATATACatataaaagatgttttatttgtatatcaGATAATAATACCTGAATGACACATTGAATGCAGTCTTAAAATCCTGGAAAAGCTAATGATATTCAAGGAAACAGTTTGCAGTGTTTTACAAATAACTGatgcatatacataaaaaagaaGATACGTTTCTTCTGCACAGCAAGTCGTGATGGCTCGCGTTGTTCATTAGTCAGACATCGACCAATACAATGTCTGTATTCGCACTCTAGTCCCACCCCCAACTCTGATCTTTCTCACGTCTGCATTTGCAAAGTGCACAAGTGAGTTTTACAACAGCAATATTGCAAAAAGTGTAGCAAAAGTCAAAGCAGTAGGATTTGGAGTTGTACAGTCAGATCTGAGATCCGAGTAAATGCTGACTTGAGCATCGAAGTGCAAAAGTAAATATGTTGGGCATATTTATGTGGGTTTCTTTTCGTTATGTGAATGTCATAAATTCTGTCGCAACAGAGAATatctttaaacacattttaaaatactgtgtAGGTAAGCAAtattatattcacattttatttaaataatttatgcaattaaattaagcaaaaatatgcaaaatataaagaTTGTAgagttaaaatgtataattaatatatatatatttttgtttagtcaGGAGGACGTATTAAGCAGTATGTAGGACAGCTTATGAAACAGGTGAAAAGGTCAAGCTTTAAGAACCAGTAGATCCAGATCTCAAGTTTTTTCAGATGatagcacaaacaaaaaaagattgacATTAGGACCACCCATTGCAAGCATATGCAAAATATGTCGTTGGGTTAGGTGCGAGGGAAAATAAAGCTGTAAAATGCTTACTTTTGCCACAAACTCCTCTTTTGTATAGTCAACATTCTCATAAAGTCTCGTTGGTGGAAGAATCCACTCTCGTTTTCTTCGACTAGATCTGCCGTTGGCTCTCGATGCCTGAAGAATTAGATTTTTCCAGAATGTTAGACATACTTATATTTAATGCACTGGCATTACTTATTAGTACTCTTATTAACcatctttttaaaatcacaatatttCATAAAACTGTATTATCGTCAAAAGAAAGATAAAACACGCTcagaaaaaatgtacaaaactgtCAATGCGGAGGTAGACAAACATGCTTATTAGTATCTTCAAGGGACATATAATGTACATATTACTACCTTTTAAAAGGGTGCCACTTTAGTGTTGAAagaatatatctaaatattctgcatattaaatattgcGCAATTCATGTGAAGATTTGTTCTTCCTATATTTTAATGACCTTTTCATCAATTTTAGCGTCAGCTGGTCAAATCCAAAAGCTAACAATAATGGATTGCTGTAGCACAGGTGTGAATCACGTGAAAGC
Proteins encoded in this region:
- the si:ch73-74h11.1 gene encoding desmoglein-2, encoding MFGSAAVRDCVCLTFWKNLILQASRANGRSSRRKREWILPPTRLYENVDYTKEEFVAKIRSDKDINWQMVEYGLTGHGADKAPYNLFVINPENGFVRVTGLLDREKTSLYNLTGIAKFRNGSIAEENIELKIKVEDQNDNTPIFKLQRGSVKESSKIGTPFMRIKATDADEPDTLNSKIAYSILRQTPAESGHMFSINTATGILYVKEKTLDRERHDTYTLIVQGVDMNGAPSGNTGTGTVKIHILDINDNVPTLEKDEYSGSVDEGVIDVVVMRIKALDKDLEFTDNWLAVFDIQKGNEDNLFSIETDPKTNEGILKLVKPVDFEKVKELDLSLVISNVAPFINGSALELDVNLDKDLGAGAGLGAGAGVGAGLGAGLGVGLGLGVGLDAGLDAGLDAGLDAGLDAGLGGGLDAGLDLDAGLDIDAGLDAGLDLGAGVDVGVDAGGDVGLKPDGKPGVKPGVKPGAKPGPSPGVKPGTKPGTKPSGKPGSEPDKKPAGKGYPVKISVNNQPDGPSFSPSVKDFPVSEDPDDEDFPIVLGTYAALDGDTGEPAENVRYAKGHDPDNWLSIDEETAEIKLTKAPDRESKFLVNGTYFAKIICMTQDVPAKTATGTIALKVEDSNDHCPTLTSNYLQTCDNNKVVNVTAFDEDADPNGAPYQFVLIEEESVGKWEMVPINGTTVSFHALEALWAGMYKLAVKISDAQGLACPENQKFEVEVCKCEKKGSCGPRLAAQRGLTFKIGTPAIGLFLSGAALLLLVPFLLIFCQCRNVSEFTDLPFDAKESLIAYHTEGIGEDKDVPLLSSPVATIDQKQLLQDGIVSNYVSNNVSSMPFQARVTNESRTYKQEINEGITETDNKRFWSRKNTFSTANQRNSALYSTSLTFEKQDIYEDMALEDAFLDDYFSQKASCLAANPTLTDGLLLYKYEGQGSPAGSVGRCSLLESDDDLEFLNNLGSKFLTLAELCHPPKTPVPPQVVKSVETNFKTESSISTSTIQVTKTTPPPQEVHQSSVTRVETVNKSSTLPSAKASEMLFMQQQPLFYLVEQQIPNTVFVESTTQGLYVINGNPGTEGLILQGGNVSQTTLNRGQQAMYVINGAPVAANQPIQLQMEGQEQETLLGFSPVSSPIGSPGGVLLMQTHFQENQLQGATSKPPVLLADVPALGQQKKKKTPVKPLGTKEVDTVPSK